A stretch of DNA from Echeneis naucrates chromosome 3, fEcheNa1.1, whole genome shotgun sequence:
TGGGTCTCTacataatgtgtgtttgtgtttgcagatcTCTGTCGGATTGTTGCTGATCATCACAGAGCAGACGTGTTCCAGCGCCGCGGCGGTCAGAGCTCCGCGCTCCGCGTGCGTGAACGAGAGCGAGCTGACCGAGCGCTCCGAGGCTTTCCTGAGGAGGCGCTGGCACCACGTGCACCTGCTGCCCGGCCACCTGGCGCCGCGAGCCAGCAGCACGTGCGAGCAAACGGCCGCACGAGCCGCCGGAGACAAGAGCGACCGGTCCGTGTCCCCGTGGCGCTACAGGTGAGCCGAGCGCGAGCTACGGAACCCCGGGAGGGACAACACACGCTGAAAGGACGCTGGCCGCTGACAGCGAAGGCGCATGAGGCTCGTTTTGTACATTAATATTATATCTACAACTCAGCCAGCCAACTGACAGACAAAACTCGGTATTTTCATAATCAATTAACCATTGcaggaccttttttttttttttttttaagggaagACGAGATTACATTTATACTATTTCACATAATTCacaataattaaatgaaatagtTGCTGATTCATCAATGTGTAAAACAACATTGTACAATTGTGGCTTTTGTTTTAAGATCATGGTTGTTGTCGCGGTTACAATAGTAACAGCAGGCAGGTATTGGGAGAACATAGAAAGGACCCAGATTCAAATGCAGGgccttcctgctgtgaggtgCCAGTGCTAACACTGCACCACAATGCCACCCACGAACAGCTATGATTACAATAAGAAGTGTTTGAAAGAGAAATTCTGCCACAGCAAGCAGAGGGGATGCACCCATTGCGATTCGTTCAAAGCTGCTGTATCGTATGTGTTCTCAGGTGTTGACCtactctgtccatctgtctcctTCAGCATCAACCGAGACATGACCAGGATCCCTCACGACATTGCTTTTGCTGAGTGCCTCTGTAATGGCTGCATCATCAACCAGCATGAAGACATGAGATACAACTCTGTGCCTGTGACTGTTCAGATGATGGTACTGAAGAAGATTGACTGCCACAAAAGCAAATACATGCTGCAAAGAGACTTTATTAAAGTCCCTGTGGCATGCACATGCGTCGTGCCAAAGTCCACTAAGTGAATTATCCAATTATATTCAGGTtgctgcatattttattttaatgttttatttaataaccAAGTTAGCCATAGCTAAATGGCCTTTTGCCTATCTGTGGTTCAAAAAATCTTATGTTACAGAAGGGGTTGTCGTATCAGTTTTAACTAAGTTGGAACTTTTTGCGGAGAAGTTTTATGGTAGCTTCAAGCCAAACTGATAGCAAACATTGATATTTTcttacaaaagtaaaaatgcttCTTTAAAATTTCACAAGGTATTTGTCAGGCGAGGGATAGTAGATCTTGTGCAACACTAGCAACATGGCaataatagattttattttattttttatatatcgTGGTAATTATTCAAGCAATGTGAGAACGAATACACTAAACCAAAATTGTTCGTTATGTTGCCACTGCACAAAATTATGGCATCATTGActtcaaactaaaaataataagcTTCATCTATAGAGCAGTTTTCATACAAAAGAATGTGGCTCAGgttgatataaaataaaaaatatagtgAAGCCAAATAAgggcagacagaaagacactcAAAGCAGCAAGAgcatagtttaaaaaaaaaaaaaaagcaggacgctcttatttcttttgtgtaaaattgtgttttccacAATTGAACACAATTGAAGAAtggaggctttaaaaaaaaaaaacagcaagttttttatttagttagttaTTTTACTGATCAATGTGAAACATGTcagttgttttcattattttattgtatgGTCACTTTATACTACAGTGGTTAGCAGCTGGAAGTGAAATGTGCTGATATCAACATTACTATCATATTGGTGCAATAACATGAGGCTAACACTAGTAGATGGTTAGTGTTACAGCTAGCCTTGCACTGTCATTGGCTGACATAATCCTTCTACAAGAGCTGTTGAGAAGGTAATAAGAAATCAAAGGACTCATAGTAGTAATACTAGTTATACTAGTACCACACTGTGAAACTGTAATGTATTCTTCCAGAAAtctttatttaactttattaaATTGTTATCCTTCATAATGTTAAAGGTGCTCAAGGCGGACATggcttcacatttttttatggtTAGTGATTCTTTAGCTGGGGGCTTTACCCTGCCAACTTAGTTAGCTTTCAGTTAATTGTGATGGACTAACACATATAATATTAAACGGTGACATTTAATAGAATAGATAAATGaagttggaaaagaaaaaaggaaattgaaaaCTGCTATGTTCCATCATTGCATACTACCACAGACATACTACTCATTGAGTGTTGAATTGTGTTTTAAGTGTATTTAATCTCAAGTAAGCCTCATTAGGCTAAATGTCAGGATTCTTAGTATATTACTAGTatatttttaaagttatttttcacatttcttatttatatatatttttttattgtgattaaGGCAACTGTAGATTTGACTACTATGAAAGGGCCAGTGAATGAAgttgtgtttaatttaaaactCATTTGACAAATGGTCAATGTTGCCCACTGGTGAATAAAGACTAAATCATACCTCAGGATGTTGTAACACGACCAGTTCATCTAATGTTCACCCAAATGTTGTGGACATGTTAGTTACATGTCTGATACAGATCTGTAACGATGAGCCCAGTTCCTCATCAGAGTGAgttatttttgctatttttgtttcttatgGTGCTTATGATGAAAGCCTTGACTCCTGCCCTGCTGCTCATGATGTCTGAAGCATTTGCTTAACTCTGTCTATGTTCTTTTTTAATTGCAACTGTGcacttttaaaacaacaaaacaatgaaagatgtcatgcttcttgtttttgtttttggttttttcacACTTCTGTCTcaaccaaaaaaatatatagagttttataaattaattcctgttcatttaaaaacaaaatgtgaaataactgTTCATTCTCATCTTGcatatatttaattaataagAACTACAGATACCTTACTTTGTGGTACCTTACTCAAGCACACTACCAACTACTAGGCCTCGCTATATCAACACCTTCctgctctctttgtctctgattTTCCAACCCACCTCACCCTCATCATTCTTACCCAACCAGCCTTTCATCCCCTCAACATCCATGCCTTCATCCTCTGATTCCCTAATCCCTTCACCAATCTACCCCTTCATTccctcatccctccatccctacCCTAATCCTGCTAATCTCGTCCCTTCCCACTAACTCCAGGTTCATTCCTGGTCCTGGGGGGTTATCGCTGCAGCTCGGGCAGAACACAGCCAAAACGGAACCAAAACACTGAGACTCTTCGCGCCAGACTACCAGCCCACCTTGCCAGGCATCACCCTCCACCTCTTCGCTAGTGCTTAAATCTATCATTAAATATTCCAACAACATGTTGTTGTGGCGTGGTTCCTGCTAGTGcatgtgccattttttttttttttttttatcagtcgGTTATTGCCAGCGTATTGTTATATGCTGTCATGTGTTGTCCCCCCAGCACCCCACAGCATATAGTCCACAAATGTAGCCTGTATCTCTCACTGAAACTATGTAATGCTCAGACATTTCTTCACATCCCCTCAGGGTGAGGATATCATAGTAGTTTCAGAAAAGAGACAATCCAGTAGCCAACATTTGTACTTAATACCTGGATGAGAAGACCTGAATTTAACATCACAGACTAATTGCTGGGTGTATACTTACAATTATaggcttttttttgttgttaatcCTGCTGACTTACCAACATGTCTGCACATGCACAATAATTCCTGTTGTAGTGCTGCTGACTGTATTACAATGCAGTGTACTTTCACATTCCTTCATTCCATCTCACAATCAGGTTTTAGATGTGGTGTCTCCaggttttacttttcttttattagcaCAATGCATGAGTCATTGATACCCCTAACAttataaacataaaacagattttatcaGCCTTTGTTGACTGCTTAGCTGGCATGTGcctaaaagagcaaaaaaaaaaaaaaaaaaagcacaataaattgataaaataaagattgattgattgattgactgataaAGATTGCTTGACTTAGAGAATTATTTTCACGCCCATTGCAtgcaaaaatgagaaatgaaaggGTTAGTGATGAGATCAACATTCATCTGAAGTAAAACTTAAGCAGAGTTGTATCTGTCTTCATATTCAAATTGACAGGATTGCTGATATAAGGTCAAATTCTCTGCACCcatctgttcatttataatttcatttaaaaaaaaaaaaggtggggagTCATTCAGTTGTAGTGCACAGAAAAGCCACATGGCGTCTCT
This window harbors:
- the LOC115041231 gene encoding interleukin-17C-like, which translates into the protein MSGVSLTGISVGLLLIITEQTCSSAAAVRAPRSACVNESELTERSEAFLRRRWHHVHLLPGHLAPRASSTCEQTAARAAGDKSDRSVSPWRYSINRDMTRIPHDIAFAECLCNGCIINQHEDMRYNSVPVTVQMMVLKKIDCHKSKYMLQRDFIKVPVACTCVVPKSTK